One Candidatus Poribacteria bacterium DNA window includes the following coding sequences:
- a CDS encoding aminotransferase class I/II-fold pyridoxal phosphate-dependent enzyme — MQDLNPLATELNEQLRTSSPAVFSLLSKLGKRIYLPKGILSQTAEAGTKAHRFNATRAIASEDGDMMHLAVSRELVPTLSLEGIYGYAPVLGQPELRAAWKTHLLKENPSLAEATLSLPIVTSGMTHGFSLLAELFVDSGDTLILPDKIWGNYRLIFQTKAGANLQTYPFFNATSGFNTHGFRERLTNTAGEKMLILLNFPHNPTGYAINRTEAQRIVDAIVARADAGCHILVMIDDAYAGLWYDASVMHESLFGLLVGCHPNVLPVKIDGATKEEYAWGLRVAFISFGLGAAAMQPLEQKFSGLIRANTSGASQVSQTLILEAMQAPDYVEEKQRNYEILKARALKVEGVASDPKYAKLWEVYPSHAGYFTCLNLKSGKAEVVRQRLLEEHGIGTISLGETELRVAYSCLEGSDIETVFRTIAEVIEDV, encoded by the coding sequence ATGCAAGACTTAAATCCCTTAGCAACCGAGCTAAACGAGCAACTTCGTACCTCTTCACCAGCGGTTTTCTCGCTACTCTCCAAATTAGGAAAACGTATCTACCTACCGAAAGGCATCTTAAGCCAAACGGCAGAGGCGGGTACGAAAGCTCACCGTTTCAATGCCACACGTGCGATCGCCTCGGAAGATGGGGACATGATGCATCTCGCCGTTTCGCGAGAACTCGTGCCAACACTATCATTGGAAGGTATCTACGGGTATGCCCCCGTACTCGGTCAACCCGAATTACGAGCGGCGTGGAAAACGCATCTTTTGAAAGAGAATCCTTCGCTCGCCGAGGCGACACTGAGTCTACCAATTGTGACGAGTGGCATGACGCACGGGTTTAGTCTACTCGCCGAGCTTTTCGTTGATAGCGGGGATACACTCATCCTCCCCGACAAGATTTGGGGGAACTATCGACTCATCTTCCAAACCAAGGCAGGAGCGAACCTTCAAACCTATCCGTTCTTCAACGCTACAAGCGGTTTTAACACACACGGCTTTCGTGAGAGACTCACCAACACGGCTGGCGAGAAAATGCTGATTCTCCTGAACTTTCCACATAACCCGACCGGCTACGCGATTAACCGCACGGAGGCACAACGTATTGTGGACGCAATTGTAGCGCGTGCCGACGCTGGCTGCCATATCCTTGTTATGATTGACGATGCCTACGCGGGATTGTGGTACGACGCATCTGTTATGCACGAATCGTTGTTTGGATTGTTGGTGGGATGCCATCCCAATGTCCTGCCCGTGAAGATAGATGGGGCAACGAAGGAGGAATATGCGTGGGGACTACGCGTGGCATTTATCAGTTTCGGACTCGGAGCGGCAGCGATGCAACCGCTTGAACAGAAATTCAGTGGACTCATTCGCGCAAATACTTCAGGGGCATCACAAGTCTCTCAGACGCTTATCCTCGAAGCGATGCAGGCACCCGATTATGTCGAAGAAAAACAACGAAACTATGAAATTCTCAAAGCACGGGCGTTAAAAGTGGAAGGGGTGGCATCCGATCCGAAGTATGCCAAACTTTGGGAGGTCTATCCGAGCCATGCCGGTTATTTCACGTGTCTGAACCTCAAATCCGGGAAGGCAGAAGTAGTTCGACAACGCCTCCTTGAGGAACACGGCATCGGCACGATCTCACTCGGTGAAACCGAGTTACGGGTGGCTTATTCATGTCTTGAGGGATCGGATATCGAGACGGTTTTCAGGACAATCGCAGAGGTTATTGAGGACGTATAA
- a CDS encoding LD-carboxypeptidase: protein MIKPKVLRPGSRIAAISLSWGGPGTIPSRYEIGKRQFEEEFDVTVIETEHALRNAVYLSKNPKARADDLMAAFADETIDGIISTIGGEDSIRTLPYLDLDLIRNNPKVFMGFSDTTISHAICFKTGLVSFYGPSFMAGFAENCGMFPYMVDSVRRTLFSTEPIGVIEPNREGWTVEYLPWEDPDNQSIRRKLNPCTGWRFHQDEGIVEGHLFGGCVEVLDWLRGTDFFPSATDLRGAVLFLETSEDAPPPSFLTEFVRCLAAMGILEGLGGILLGRPGGGVDPDTFHEYDEALCKAVREEYGLNDMPIVTNMDFGHTDPMFVIPIGMKVRVDSTKQEIVIDEAAVAKR from the coding sequence ATGATAAAACCCAAGGTCCTACGTCCCGGTAGCCGTATCGCAGCGATTTCGCTCTCTTGGGGTGGTCCCGGCACTATTCCGTCTCGCTACGAGATAGGTAAACGTCAATTTGAGGAAGAATTCGACGTGACGGTTATCGAAACGGAGCACGCCTTGCGCAATGCAGTCTATCTTTCTAAAAACCCGAAAGCGCGTGCCGACGATCTGATGGCGGCTTTTGCCGATGAAACGATTGATGGCATCATCTCAACGATCGGTGGTGAAGATTCCATTCGCACCCTCCCATACCTCGATTTGGATCTGATTCGGAATAACCCCAAGGTCTTTATGGGCTTTTCGGATACGACTATATCACACGCCATCTGCTTTAAAACAGGTCTCGTGTCGTTCTACGGTCCCTCGTTTATGGCAGGGTTTGCCGAAAACTGTGGGATGTTTCCATACATGGTGGATTCCGTCCGACGCACCCTCTTTTCTACCGAACCTATCGGTGTTATTGAACCGAACCGTGAGGGCTGGACGGTTGAATATTTGCCGTGGGAGGATCCTGACAATCAATCTATTCGTCGAAAATTGAATCCGTGTACCGGTTGGAGATTTCATCAGGATGAAGGTATCGTTGAAGGACACCTTTTTGGGGGATGTGTTGAGGTTTTGGACTGGCTCCGAGGCACTGACTTTTTCCCTTCTGCCACTGATCTTCGAGGCGCGGTTCTCTTTTTGGAGACCTCTGAAGACGCACCGCCTCCCTCGTTTCTGACGGAATTCGTGAGATGCCTCGCCGCGATGGGGATTCTTGAAGGGCTTGGTGGCATCCTGCTCGGACGACCGGGTGGCGGCGTTGATCCCGACACTTTCCACGAATACGACGAGGCACTCTGTAAAGCCGTCCGTGAGGAATACGGGTTAAACGATATGCCGATTGTCACCAATATGGACTTCGGACACACCGATCCGATGTTCGTGATTCCTATAGGTATGAAGGTTCGTGTTGACTCTACGAAACAGGAGATCGTCATTGACGAGGCAGCAGTTGCTAAAAGATGA
- a CDS encoding glycosyltransferase — translation MLGTKLKILFLSPTVPFPLTDGGRIRVFNLLKQIATRNSVTLLALETQPTDAEGVSQLQQLGIQVHLVPNAATLPPVSFGTLFKAFLKRHPITVARYDLPIYRQKLKELVATGTFDLVHYEMFHTAQFHTETRLPGVLSQQNVDSAIWRRLCGETANPFYKFAYWTQQLTFQRYERVLSPKFDAVTCTSDIDAAVFQRHCARDAIEIIPNGVDVTHYQPDFSAEVPAHLIYIGSMDWYPNEDAVGFFADAVLPRIQERVPDVRFSIVGGNPSARVQKLAERKGVVVTGRVPEIKPYFAEATVFVVPLRIGSGTRLKILEALAMGKAIVSTSVGAEGLALKDGEEIFIADEPTVFADAVTRLLTDTPLRRRIGENGRARVERDYDWRSIGEKLHQLYIKILDEDP, via the coding sequence ATGCTTGGCACCAAATTAAAAATTCTTTTTTTATCGCCTACCGTCCCATTTCCTCTCACCGATGGCGGACGCATTCGGGTTTTCAATCTCCTCAAACAGATTGCCACAAGAAACAGTGTGACCCTGCTCGCCTTGGAGACGCAACCGACAGACGCGGAAGGCGTTTCACAACTCCAGCAATTAGGGATTCAGGTCCACCTCGTCCCAAACGCGGCGACGCTGCCGCCCGTATCGTTCGGCACGCTCTTTAAAGCATTTCTCAAACGACACCCGATCACCGTTGCCCGCTACGATCTCCCTATTTATCGACAGAAACTCAAAGAATTGGTGGCGACCGGAACTTTTGATCTCGTCCATTATGAGATGTTTCACACGGCACAGTTTCATACCGAAACGCGCTTACCGGGTGTGCTTTCACAACAGAACGTGGATTCTGCGATCTGGCGGCGACTCTGCGGTGAGACTGCCAATCCATTCTATAAGTTTGCGTATTGGACGCAGCAACTCACATTTCAACGGTATGAACGGGTGCTCAGTCCGAAATTCGACGCGGTGACGTGTACCTCTGACATTGATGCCGCGGTATTCCAGCGACACTGCGCGAGAGATGCTATCGAGATAATCCCGAACGGTGTTGATGTTACGCACTACCAACCCGATTTTTCCGCTGAGGTCCCCGCGCATCTCATCTATATCGGGAGTATGGACTGGTACCCGAATGAGGACGCTGTCGGCTTCTTTGCGGATGCGGTTTTGCCACGGATTCAAGAGCGTGTCCCTGATGTTAGATTCTCGATTGTCGGTGGCAATCCATCGGCACGTGTTCAAAAGTTGGCGGAGAGGAAAGGGGTCGTTGTAACGGGACGTGTCCCGGAGATCAAGCCGTATTTCGCGGAGGCGACGGTTTTTGTCGTGCCGCTGCGGATCGGGAGCGGCACCCGCCTGAAAATCCTTGAGGCGTTGGCGATGGGCAAGGCGATTGTTTCTACTTCGGTCGGTGCGGAGGGGTTAGCTCTCAAAGATGGCGAGGAGATTTTTATCGCCGACGAACCCACAGTTTTTGCCGATGCGGTCACTCGATTGCTCACAGATACACCGCTTCGCCGTCGGATCGGTGAAAATGGGCGCGCTCGTGTGGAACGGGACTACGATTGGAGAAGCATCGGAGAGAAACTTCATCAACTCTATATCAAAATTCTTGACGAAGACCCCTAA
- a CDS encoding LamG domain-containing protein, producing the protein MINHLTGAIPMKVFTLVLVVILLLMNTTLGIAGEDPDLVAYYPFEGNAEDASGNGNDGEIDGGSNWVKGKFGDAIELDAMAFVQLQVSDSLHGDIFKADPFTISAWIKPNFEGTEWEHIWRSLPTASGHNTFFLNKVQGLLSWRGQVAGWTVLCQSEGGIVEKDKWMHVAVLGDGDKFRIYANGEMVAETDFQETRGNNVTYRLGGSGGETFAGIMDDVAVFTRALDEDEISLIMESVETFLPVEPKGKLATQWADLKR; encoded by the coding sequence ATGATAAACCACCTAACAGGAGCGATACCAATGAAAGTCTTTACGTTAGTTTTAGTGGTCATCCTTTTGCTGATGAACACCACTTTAGGGATCGCGGGTGAGGACCCGGATTTGGTGGCATACTATCCCTTTGAGGGTAACGCAGAGGATGCCTCTGGAAATGGAAATGATGGCGAGATTGACGGTGGATCTAATTGGGTTAAAGGCAAATTTGGAGACGCTATCGAGTTAGATGCGATGGCTTTTGTCCAACTGCAAGTTTCCGATTCCCTCCACGGAGACATTTTCAAAGCCGACCCGTTTACAATTTCCGCATGGATTAAACCCAACTTTGAAGGAACTGAATGGGAACATATCTGGCGGAGTCTGCCGACTGCATCCGGACACAATACCTTCTTCCTGAACAAAGTTCAAGGTCTCCTTTCGTGGCGCGGACAGGTCGCCGGGTGGACAGTACTGTGTCAGAGCGAGGGCGGGATCGTTGAAAAGGATAAGTGGATGCATGTCGCCGTCCTGGGAGACGGTGATAAATTCAGGATTTATGCGAATGGCGAGATGGTCGCCGAGACCGATTTCCAAGAGACGCGGGGGAACAATGTGACCTACCGTCTTGGCGGCTCCGGTGGCGAGACGTTTGCGGGTATCATGGACGATGTCGCAGTCTTTACGCGTGCGTTAGATGAGGACGAGATCAGCCTGATAATGGAGAGTGTTGAAACGTTCTTACCAGTTGAACCAAAGGGTAAACTCGCAACACAATGGGCAGACCTTAAACGCTAA
- a CDS encoding SAM-dependent DNA methyltransferase, translated as MDISTLETWLLDAANTIRGASDAPKFKDFILPLIFYKRLSDVFDDEFAKQIDEFGDEESAREIVEADHEDALTSGRNPIVRFYIPPEYHWKALRNHPADGHLGEFVTDAMREVARLNPLLQDVLDVKDFNESQSGQRTLDEERLEALIEVLSRHRLGLQDTEPDILGRAYEYLLRKFAEGQGQSAGEFYTPKEVGWLMARLMNPEPYTTIYDPACGSGGLLIKPRLLFEQTHLDKKSQAPQIYGQELTPTTYAMAKMNAFLHDFIGADVQIGDTFRNPRFVTNNSSLQRFDYVLANPMWNQKEYDDTFYENDNWHRFSYGIAPSSSADWGWVQHILASLKDNGRAAIVLDTGAVSRGSGSQHTDRERDIRKKFVEEDLIEGVVLLPENLFYNTSAPGIILLLNRNKLEERKEQILLINLSQHFDKGKPKNILTDEGIDVATEVYQAWESHEKLSNVITLEDAQKTDYNLSPSQFVDVGDKVEHRPVNEILVDLTEARIAREKADKALNDVLTRLGLTERH; from the coding sequence TTGGATATCTCCACCCTCGAAACATGGTTACTGGATGCAGCGAACACCATTCGAGGGGCAAGCGATGCTCCAAAATTCAAGGATTTCATCCTACCCCTCATTTTCTATAAACGCCTCTCCGATGTGTTTGACGATGAATTTGCCAAACAGATAGACGAATTCGGAGATGAAGAATCGGCACGGGAAATTGTTGAGGCGGACCACGAGGACGCCCTCACATCGGGCCGCAACCCAATCGTTCGTTTTTACATTCCGCCGGAATATCATTGGAAAGCACTTCGCAATCACCCCGCCGATGGTCATCTGGGAGAGTTTGTTACTGACGCGATGCGCGAGGTTGCCCGCCTTAACCCACTACTACAAGATGTCCTTGATGTGAAGGACTTCAACGAAAGCCAGAGCGGACAACGCACACTTGATGAGGAACGACTGGAAGCATTGATTGAAGTACTTAGTCGGCACCGGCTCGGACTACAGGATACTGAACCCGATATTCTTGGACGCGCCTATGAGTACTTATTACGAAAGTTTGCCGAAGGACAGGGACAGAGCGCGGGCGAGTTCTACACGCCAAAGGAGGTCGGCTGGCTAATGGCACGTCTCATGAACCCTGAACCTTACACGACTATCTACGATCCTGCGTGTGGCTCCGGTGGTCTGCTTATCAAACCCCGTCTGCTATTTGAACAGACACATCTCGATAAAAAAAGCCAAGCACCCCAAATCTACGGTCAAGAACTGACTCCCACCACCTACGCCATGGCGAAGATGAACGCTTTTTTGCACGATTTCATCGGTGCAGATGTGCAGATCGGCGATACCTTTCGTAACCCCCGTTTCGTTACGAACAATTCATCACTGCAACGCTTTGATTATGTCCTCGCCAATCCGATGTGGAATCAGAAGGAGTACGACGACACCTTTTACGAGAACGACAATTGGCACCGATTTTCCTACGGAATTGCCCCGAGTTCCTCCGCTGATTGGGGGTGGGTGCAGCATATTCTTGCGTCCTTAAAAGACAACGGACGCGCTGCGATTGTGCTGGATACCGGGGCAGTCTCTCGCGGTTCTGGGAGTCAACACACTGACCGAGAACGTGACATTCGCAAAAAGTTTGTTGAAGAAGACCTGATCGAAGGCGTGGTCCTTCTACCCGAAAACCTATTCTACAATACAAGCGCGCCGGGCATTATTTTACTGCTGAACCGCAACAAGTTAGAAGAACGCAAAGAGCAGATACTACTTATCAACCTCTCCCAGCACTTTGACAAAGGAAAGCCGAAAAATATCCTCACCGATGAAGGAATTGATGTCGCGACGGAGGTCTATCAGGCGTGGGAGTCTCATGAGAAGTTGAGCAATGTTATTACGTTAGAAGATGCCCAAAAAACCGATTATAATTTGAGTCCATCCCAATTCGTGGATGTCGGCGATAAAGTAGAACACCGTCCAGTGAATGAGATTCTGGTAGACTTAACGGAAGCACGCATCGCCCGCGAGAAAGCGGATAAGGCGTTGAATGATGTGTTGACACGGCTTGGCTTGACTGAAAGGCATTAA